A single genomic interval of Phocoena sinus isolate mPhoSin1 chromosome 15, mPhoSin1.pri, whole genome shotgun sequence harbors:
- the LOC116740862 gene encoding 60S ribosomal protein L39-like → MSSHKAFRTKEFLVKKKQNYPIPQWIWLKTGNKIRYNSKRRHWRRAKLGL, encoded by the coding sequence ATGTCTTCTCACAAGGCTTTCAGGACCAAGGAATTCCTGGTCAAGAAAAAGCAGAATTATCCCATTCCTCAGTGGATTTGGTTGAAAACTGGTAATAAAATCAGGTACAACTCCAAGAGGAGACATTGGAGAAGAGCCAAGCTGGGTCTATAA